TCCTAGAGAGAACTCCCGGAGTGCCAGCGAGCGCTTCCCCGAGAGACCCCGCTCACGTAGGCGGGAGAGATGGGCTGGGTCGGTGTACTCGGGACCGTAGATGATCCTTAAGTACTCCCGTCCCCGCACTTTTACCGCAGGTTGAACACGCAGAGAGGCGACGGAGTTCCGAACCGGGATAGATTCGCGTGTCTTGACCACAATTCCTTCCATGCCTTCCTCTGTTTTTTTGTCCCACCAGGCGGAGAGTTCCTTCACCTGCTCGGCGTTATCGGCCTGGACAAGCTGGTACTGTGTCGCCACAAACCGCTCCGAGACCGCCGCGAGCCGTGCAAGTGTCTGCATATGCCAGAGATGGTCCTGCTCCAGCAGCGTCCTACCCTCGACCGCCAGAATCTGAAACGGCGCGAGCTTGACTCCCGACAACCCGCTCACACTCCAGCAGTAGCGTCCGTAGGCCTCCTGGTAGGCCCCGACACAGCTCTCCCTCTCCTGCAAGCGCTGTGCCAGCTCGGGGAGATTCGCTTTTTCCGCGAGCTCCCGCGCCGTCGAGAGCGCCACCCGCCCCGCCGCTCCCACGGGGGCGTACTGCCCGCGCAGGAGCCCCTGTGCCTTGGCATTCCAAGGGAGCAGCTCGCTGTCCAGGATCACCCAGTCCGTCTTCAGCTCATCCCAGAGCCCCGTCTCCGTGAGCGCCGCGCGCAGCTCGGAGAGGAGCGCCTCGGTCTGCTCTTGTGTGTCGAAAAACGGCCGCCCGGTGCGGGTGAGGATCACGCCCGTCTCACCACTCTCGGCTCCAAAGCGCCTCTGTGCTGCCGCTTGGTCGCGACAGACAACCACCACGGCGCGGCTGCCCATGTGCTTCTCCTGGGCGATCAGCTCGGTGAAGCCATTCTTCACGAAGTAGGCGCAGGCCTCTTCCGGGCGCTCCAGATAGCCCTCGGTCTTGCTGGTCTCGACGGGGCTCATGGTCGGCGGCAGGTAGGCCAGCCAGCGCGGGTGGGCCGCAAAGCGCGAGATCACCTCCAGCGCCGCCGCCGCATTGCCGTCGTTGACCGTGATATTCCCCCCGAGGCGCGTCTCGATGATGCGCCGCCCGACAAAATCGGCAAGATTCAACCTCTCCCCAACCCCCGGGTACTCTCTGGGTGCGGGCGCTCCTCCGTCGCTGGGAAAGGGGCTTTTGGCTGCTTCGGCTTCGCGAAGGGGTTGGGGGTGCTCCGCATAGCTTGCTTTAGCCTCAACACCGACAATCGTGCGCTCGGGCCAGCGCAGAGCGGTGAGCTGGCCACCAAAGACACAGCCGGTATCGAGGTTGATGGTGTTGCCGCGCCACTGGGCACGCTCAATCGGGGTGTGGCCGTAGATCACGTTCGTCTTGCCGGAGTAGTCGGCGGCCCAGTCGCGGCGGATCGGGAGGCCACGCTCGTCACGCTCGCCCGTGGGGTCGCCGTAGAGGCAGAACTCCCGCACGGCGCGGCTGGCGCGGCCGATCAAGTCCTCGCGAATCCCGGCATGGGCGACGCAGAGCGCACCGTCTTCCAGCCAGAGGTGAGAGACAAGGCTCTCCACAAAGGCGATAAACCGCGCCTTAAATGCCTCCCGCTCGGCCTCGGGGAGGGCATCGATCTGCTCCAGCGACTGCTCCAGCCCGTGGTTGACCGTCACCTTCTTGCCCTCAAGCGCCCGCTTGAGCTTATCGTCGTGGTTGCCCGGGACGCACAGCGCCCGTCCCGCCGCGACCGCCTCCATCACAAAACTCGCGACCTCGACCGACTTGGGGCCCCGGTCCACGAGATCGCCCACAAAGACCAGCCGCCGGTTCTCAGGGTGCCCCCCGGCTTCGTCGTAGCCCAGCTTGCCCAGTAGCGCCTGGAGCTCGTCGTAGCAGCCGTGCACATCCCCGATAAAGTCAAAAGGCCCGTGCTCCGTGCGCCGGTCGGTCCAGAGCGGCACGCGGGCTAGCTCCGTCGCCGCAATCGCCTCCTCGCCATCGAGGTGGAAGACATACCGGAAGCCCTCTTTCTTGAGGAACTTCAGGCTGCGCTTGAGCTCACGGCTGTGGCGCTGGACCACGTGGGGGCCAAAATCCCGATTCGGTCGCGCCTGGTTGCGGGCGTAGCAGGTCTTCTCTGGGACATCCAGGACAATCGCCACGGGGACCGCATGATACTGATGGGCCAGGGCGAGCAAGGGCTTGCGGGCGTGCTCCTGGACATTGGTAGCATCGATCACGGTGAGCTTGCGCCGCTTGAGCCGAATCCCTGCCAGGTAGTGGAGCGCCGCGAACGCATCGCCGGTCGCCTCCAGGCTGCCCTCGTCATCACAGACAACCCCGCGCAAGTAGTCCGACGAGAGCACTTCCGTGGGCAAGAAGTGCTTGCCCGCGAAGGTACTCTTTCCGCTTCCGCTCGCGCCCACAAGGACAACGAGCGCAAAATCTGGTAGGTCTATTTGCATAGGGGAAGTGCCATAATACCACAGACTCGCCTTTTTTTGAAACATTTTGGAAATAATTTTGTGGTTCTCGCGTACAATACCTCTATGTTCACCCACCCCGGAGCCCTGCACACCAAGCCCGATCTAGAGCGTCTTCGCACGCGTCTCAACGACGAGCCCTGGAAAGGGGGCCTTCAAAAACTCAAGGAGCACCCCGCGTCGTCGAAAGACTGGCGCATTCGTGGCGGCGCGTTTCCGATCGTCTGTCGGGAGACCAAGAAGAACGTGGGCAACGACGAGCTGGCCAGCGACTCCAACGCCGCGTATCAGAATGCGCTGCTCTGGTGGCTGACGGGCGAGAAGGCGCACAGAGACAAAGCGCTCGCCATCTTGGACGCGTGGGGCGGCTCGCTCCAGAGCATCACGGGCCACGACAAAGAGCTCGCCGCCGCGCTCTATGGCTTCAAGCTGGTCAATGCCGCCGAGCTCTTGGGCCACAAGCCCTTCGCGGAGTGCCTGCGCCGCGCCTTTATTCCCGTGGTGACCAGCTTCGCGACCTTCGCCAATGGCAACTGGGACACCGCCTGCATCAAGATGCTCCTCGCCTGCGGGGTGTTTCTCGACGACAAAGCGCTCTTTGACAAGGCGGTGGCCTACTACAAAACCGGCGCGGGCAATGGGCGGCTGACCCACTACATTATCAATGAGACAGGCCAGTGCCAAGAGAGCGGGCGGGACCAGCAGCACGTCCAGCTCGGGATCGCGCATCTGGCGGAGGCGGCGGAGATTGCCTGGAACCAGGGCGTGGACCTCTACAGCGAGGGTAACTTCCGCCTGCTCAAGGGCTTTGAGTACACCGCCAAGTACAATCTCGGCGACGAAGTCCCCTTCGAGCGCTACAAAGACAAGACCGGCAAGTACGACTGGCCGACAATCTCCGACGAGGGCCGCGGCAAGCTCCGCCCGATCTACGAGCTGGCGCTCAATCACTTCGAGGGACGACTTGGCAAGAAAGCCCCCTACACCCGCCGCGCCGCCGAGTCCCTGCGCCCCGAAGGCGCCGCCTTCCAAGCCGACCACCCCGGCTTCGGAACCCTGCTGTTCCTACGGTAAAGTGGACTCCTTAAGTACCACCCTATAGTATCTGCTTGTCTAGGTATGCCTTCTGCGGAATATATACCGACGAGGGACGAGGAGGCGGCCGAAGGCCCTACAGCCCGGAGGTTTACCGTCCAGGGCTATCCAGGCGCAGGTTCGGGAATTTTTGTGGGATTTCCTTCTCTTTCTAGGTGAACAAACCAGGCCAGATTTCCGACAAAACCGGTAAAATGACGTTTATGCGCAAGTTTATGGCGGCACTCCCTCTGATCGGGCTTTTTGCTCTCGGGGCGGCGGGGCAGAAGGTGGAGAGCACGAAGATGGTGAGCTTCCGGGAGGAGGTGGAGCCGATCCTCAAGGCCGACTGCACGGGCTGTCATAGTAAGGACGCAAAGCAAGGGGGCTTTGTCACCGAGGAGGCCGCGCTCTTTTCCGGCGGGAGCAAGTTCGGCAAGCGCGTGATTGTCCCCGGCAAGCCCAGCGAGAGCGCCCTGATCGGCTACCTGCGCGGCAAGCACCAGCCGCAGATGCCCATCGGGATGCCGCCGCTCAAAGAGGCGCAGATTCAGACCATCGAGCGCTGGATCGCGCAGGGGGCCAAGATCGACGAGGCAAAGCTGGGCTGGCCTTATCTCGCGCCGACAAACCCGACACTGCCACGGCTCAAGAACCCGGTGCTGCGCGACGAGTGGGTGAAGAACCCGATCGATGCTTTTGTGCTGGCGAAGCTGGAGACGCAGAAGCTCTTTCCGAGCCCGCCCGCCGATAAGACCACGCTCCTGCGCCGCGTATTTTTAGACCTCGTGGGTCTGCCACCGACCCCGCAGGAGACCGAGGCGTTTCTCTCCGACACGGCGCCCGATGCCTACGAAAAATTAGTGGACCGGCTCCTTGCGGACCCGCGCTACGGCGAGCGCTGGGGGAGGCACTGGCTGGACCTGGTACGCTACGCTGAGACACACGGCTTTGAGGCCGACAATATCCGCTCCCGTGCCTGGCGCTACCGGGACTATGTGATTCGCAGCTTCAACGCCGACAAGCCCTACGACCAGTTTCTGAGCGAGCAGCTCGCCGGGGACTTGCTCCCCAACCGAACCGCGGACTCGCTGATCGCCACGGGGTTTGCGCGCCTAGGCTCCTGGGACGAGCTCTCGCGCGACCCCGACGGCCGCTGGCAGGACTACCTCAACGATGCCACCGATACCGTGGGCTCGGTGATGCTGGGGATGACGGTGGGCTGTGCGCGCTGCCACGACCACAAGTACGACAAGATCACCGCCCGCGACTACTACAAGCTCCAGGCGTTCTTTGCCAACACGCGCTGGTCCGACGAGCGCCTGCCCGGTGAGGTCGATAGCCCCGAGCTAGTCGCGCGCCGCAACGAAATCCAAGAGCAGCTCAAGGCAAAACGCGCCCAGCAAGAGGCCGAGCGCGCCGAGAAGGGCGACATGGAGGAGCCCAAGCGCAAGCGCAAGAAAGAGGGGATCGAAGCCGAGATCGATGCGCTCAACCGCCAGCTCGGCCCCATCGATAGTGTCGCGGAGGCGGTCACGGACAAGAACCAGAAGCCCATCACCCATAAAGTGCTGGTGCGGGGGAGCCTCGCCACGCCGGGGGAGATCGTCAAGCCTGGCTACATCACGAGCCTCTGTGGCGGCAAAGACGAAGAAGTGACCACGGGGAAGGCACGGCTGGAGCTGGCACGCTGGGTCGCCTCGCCGCAGAATCCCCTGACCGCACGTGTGATCGCCAACCGGCTGTGGCAGCACCACTTCGGGCAGGGAATTGTCGCGACGCCGTCGGACTTTGGGCGCAATGGTGCCAAGCCCACCCACCCAGAGCTGCTCGACTGGCTCGCCCGTGAGCTGGTACAAAACGGTTGGAGCCTCAAGAAACTCCATAAGACGATCCTGACCAGCGCGACCTACCGGCAGAGCGTGGGGACAAACCCTGTCGCGGCCAAGCTCGATCCCGCCAACACGCTCCTGTGGCGGCAGCGACGGCAGCGCTTGGAGGGCGAGGCGATCCGGGACTCCATGCTCGCCGTCTCCGGGCAGCTCAACCCACAGATGGCCGGCCCCAGTATCTATCCCAAGGTCTCCGGCGAGGTGCTGGCGACCGGCTCGACCCATAAGTGGGGCAGCTCCGAGGGCGACCAGCAGCGCCGACGAACAGTCTATGTCTTTCAGCGCCGCTCACTCGCCCTGCCCATCACCGAGGTCTTCGACGGCCCAGACATGGTCAACACCTGCCCCAAGCGCCAGTCCACCACCATCGCGCCCCAAGCGCTGGCGATGTTCAACGGTGAGTTCGGCTGGGAGCAAGCAAGGCACTTCGCCGAGCGTGTCGCCAAAGACGCCGGAAGCGACCCCGCGGCGCAAGTGACACTCGCCTACCGTCTCGCGCTGGTGCGCAAGCCAACCCCCACGCAGCTTGCCCAAGCCACGGCGTTTCTGGCCAAAAAAGCCGAGCTCCATCGCGCCGAGAAGAAGGCCAACCCCGAGCAAGCCGCCCTTGCCGATCTCTGCCATATCCTGTTCAATACCAACGAGTTCCTCTATGCCGACTAGAAATAACATCCCTCCCCCCAGCCCCCTCCCTTCGCCTGAAACCCGACTTCGTCGGGGCGAAGGGAGGGGGAGGCAGAGGGGGTGGTGCCACTCCCCCGCCTCGTCCCTCGGCACCCCCTCTCCTCCCGACGAAGGAGGAAAAGAGGGAGAGGGGGTCGCAGGGGCCCCACTTGTGGGGTATGCGGGGGGAGTGTCGAACTAATGCCGACTAGCCCACACTTCACCCGCTCGACCTCCCGCCGCGACTTTCTCGCCCGCGCGGGAGTCGGTTTTGGAGCGCTTGCTCTAAGCGCACTCCTCGCCGAGGAAGCCCAGGCACAGACGGTCAAGAAGCCACACTATCCCGCCAAAGCTAAGTCGGTGATCTTCTTGTTCATGTACGGCGGCCCCAGCCAGATGGACACGTTTGACCCCAAGCCCGGCCTCGATAAGTACCACGGCAAGACCATGAGTGTCGCCCTGCCCACCGCGGGCGAGATAAAGACCTTTGGCGGTGGCAACAACGCGCCGCTGATGCGCAGCACGATCCCTTTTAAAAGATACGGCAAGAGCGGTATCGAGGTGAGCGACTTCTTCCCGCATGTCGGGGGCTGTGTGGATGATATCTGCTTCGTGCGCTCGGTCTTTGGCAGCTCCAACAACCACGCGCCTGCCCTCTTTGAGATGAACACGGGGACAATTCTCCAGGGCGCACCGTCGCTGGGCAGCTGGACGACCTACGGCCTTGGCTCGGAGAACCAGAACCTCCCCGGTTTCGTGGTGATGCTCGATCCCCGCGGCGGCCCGATCGGCGGTGCCCCGAACTGGGCCAGCGGCTACATGCCCGCGAGCTACCAGGGGACAGTCTTTCGGCCCAGTGGTGTTCCGATCTTGGACCTCAAGCCCGGCGAGGGAGTCAGCGACGATAACCAAAAACAAGACCTGGAGTTTCTCGCCCAGCTCAACCACGAGCACCTCACAGCCCGGCCCAGTGATAGTGACTTAGACGCCCGTATCAAGAGCTATGAGCTGGCCTATCGGATGCAGATGGCCGCCCCCGAGGCCGTGGACTTTTCCAAAGAGACGGAGGAGACCAAGGCGCTCTACGGCATGGACAAGCCCGAGACGGCGGACTTTGGGCGCAAGTGCCTCCTGGCGCGCCGCATGGTCGAGCGCGGTGTGCGCTTTATCCAGCTCTACTCAGGCGGGGGGCATGGCGACGATACCTGGGATGCCCATGGCAATATCGAGAGCAACCACGGCAAGCACGCCGGCGCGACCGACAAGCCCATCGCAGGCCTGCTCCAAGACCTCAAGCGACGCGGCCTCTTGGACTCCACACTCGTTGTCTGGGCAGGGGAGTTTGGGCGCATGCCGATCTCACAAGGCGGCGCAGGACGCGATCACAACCCCGGTGTCCAGACCGTCTGGCTGGCAGGGGGCGGGATCAAAGGCGGCACGGTGGTCGGCTCCTCGGACGAGGTCGGCTACAAGACCGGCGAAGACCCACACCCCATCAACGACCTCCACGCCACTATCCTGCACTGCATGGGCCTAGAGCACACCCGGCTGACCTATCTCTTCAACGGCCGCAACCAGCGCCTCACCGGCACCGGCGGCACTATCATCAAGAAAGCATTGGTATAGATGAAAACAACGACGATTCTTGCGGCGCTGCCGCTGACGATGTTCTTGGCGGCGAGCGCTCAGGCGAAGCCGCCGTTTGCGCAGAAGGAGGGGGTCAAGTGTACCTACTGTCACAGTGGCCAGCAGCCCAAGCGTAACTACCGCGGCGACTACTACAAGCTGCACAACCTCACGTTTGAGGGCTTCGACGATGCCGCCGAGGCGAAAAAAGCGGGCGTCGAGATCGGCCCGCTCGCCGACTCCAAGCCTGCGAGCCTGACTGCACCCAAGCCTGTCGTGAAGCTCAACGCGGTCTATCCCGGCACCGGGACGCTGGCCTTTGGAGACGGCCCCGATGGCGTGGTCAAAGACGGTAAGCCGGTCGCCAAAGGCTGGAAGTCGCTCTTCAATGGCAAGGACCTCAAGGGGTTTACATGGGAGAAGGGCTACTGGTCTGTGGTCGATGGCGTGATTGTCGGCGATAAGAAGGGCAACACGCCCCACCACCACTACCTCTTCACCGACCAGGACTACTCCGACTTTGAGATGCATGTCGATGTGAAGATGACCGGCTACAACAGCGGAGTCTGCCCGCGTGTGCAGCCCAAGTCCTTCGATGATGTGCCGGGCTACCAAGTGGACATGGGCGATGGCTTCTGGGGCTGCCTCTGGGACGAGCACCACCGCCAAAAGAAGATCTTCGACTTCCCGACCGAGCTGCAGAACCAGCTCGTCAAGCAGGGTGACTGGAACCACTACTACTTCAAGATGGTCGGCACCCACATCACCATCTACCTCAATGGCGTCAAGACCGCCGAAGGCGACGACCCCGATGGCTTCAAGAGCGGCCCGATCGCCTTCCAGCTCTGCCACGGGCCCAATACCGTGGCAAGTTTTAAGAACCTCTACATCAAGCCGCTGGCAAAGCCCACCAAGGGTACTGCACCCAAAAGCGACGAAAACCCGAAGCCGTAGCTGCCCGGCCTCATCGACCAATATTGCACACTACCTCTCTCCCTTGCACTTGGTGGAGAGGTAGTGTGTGGTATTTACTATGATGCTACCTTGTTAGTAAACACGTGAATGAATAGCTACGACGTCCCCCAAAAAGACTTGCCAACCCTCCCAACCGAGTCCACCGGGGCAGCACTTGAGCACTACCAAGTTATCGAAGCCAAGAGCGGGCTAAACCTACCCTTCCGTGAGCTCTGGCGCTACCGTGAGCTACTCTACTTTTTGACCTGGCGCGATGTCAAAATCCGTTACAAGCAGACTGCCCTAGGAGCTGCCTGGGCGATCCTGCAGCCCGTGATGACAATGATTGTCTTCTCCCTGCTTTTTGGCCGTCTCGCAGGGATGGATACTCGCACCGGGGGAGTTCCCTACCCTATCTATGTCTTTGCCGGGCTCCTGCCGTGGACATTCTTCTCGACGGCGCTTGCTAATAGTGGCAACTCCGTCGTTGGCAGCGCGAACCTGATTACCAAGGTCTACTTCCCTCGGCTCATCATTCCCTTGGCTTCTGCAGGGGCTGGCCTGGTGGACCTCGCCATCTCCTTTAGTGTTCTGTTGGTCATGATGGTCTGGTACAAAATCGCGCTGACTGCCCAACTTTTCTTGGTTCCTTTATTCCTCTTTGGGACCGTGCTTGCCGCAACGGGAGTAGGTACACTACTCTCTGCACTAACCGTGGCCTACCGTGATTTTCGCTATGTCGTGCCCTTCCTCGTGCAAATCTGGATGTTCATTACTCCGGTCATCTACCCAAGCTCCATCATCCCAAAGGAATGGCGCTGGGTGCAGGCACTCAACCCCATGGCTGGATTAATCGACGGCTTCCGTGCCTCTTTCCTAGGGCGTCCCCTAGAGTGGGGCAACATCCTCATCTCCCTTGCTGTCTCTATCGCACTTTTCTTCATGGGGGTTTTCTACTTCCGCTCCGTCGAACGGCGATTTGCCGATATCATCTAGAATCTCAAGACCATGTCAAACCCCGCGATTCGAGTAACAAACCTCTCAAAATCCTACCAGTTAGGAGCAACTCAAGAGCGCTACCACACCCTCCGAGACTCGATAGCAGGTGCAGGTCAAGCACTCCGCCGCCGTTACACGGCAGGCCAAGACAAATCTGAATCTACGACTCTGTGGGCACTTAAGGATGTCAGCTTTGAAGTTGCTCCCGGTGAAACTCTCGGAATCATTGGTCGCAATGGTGCTGGAAAGAGCACTCTCCTTAAGATCTTTTCTAGAATTACAGAACCAACATCTGGGAAAGTCGAACTATTTGGTCGCGTGGCATCCCTTCTAGAAGTTGGAACGGGATTCCATCAGGAATTAACTGGGCGAGAGAATATATTTCTGAATGGTGCAATCCTAGGAATGTCTCGTCGAGAAATTGAACGAAAATTTGACGAGATAGTCGCTTTTGCTGAAGTAGAGAAATTCATAGATACGCCAGTTAAGCGGTTTTCAAGCGGGATGCAACTGCGCTTGGCATTTGCTGTGGCGGCTTATCTGGAACCTGAAATACTTGTTATCGATGAAGTCCTTGCTGTTGGTGATGCGCCATTTCAGAAACGGTGCATCGAGCGTATGCAAAAACTTGCACAGTCGGGATGTACACTTTTATTTGTAAGTCACAATATGGAAATGATTCCTACTCTTTGTCGATCTGCTTTATGGATGCGAAATGGACAAGTCGTAGAGTATGGTATGTCAAACAGAATTATTGATAGTTATCTCTCAAGTTTGTCATCAGACGATAATTCAAAATCTTTAACTGATAAACAGCGCTCAGGGGA
This genomic interval from Armatimonas rosea contains the following:
- a CDS encoding polynucleotide kinase-phosphatase — its product is MQIDLPDFALVVLVGASGSGKSTFAGKHFLPTEVLSSDYLRGVVCDDEGSLEATGDAFAALHYLAGIRLKRRKLTVIDATNVQEHARKPLLALAHQYHAVPVAIVLDVPEKTCYARNQARPNRDFGPHVVQRHSRELKRSLKFLKKEGFRYVFHLDGEEAIAATELARVPLWTDRRTEHGPFDFIGDVHGCYDELQALLGKLGYDEAGGHPENRRLVFVGDLVDRGPKSVEVASFVMEAVAAGRALCVPGNHDDKLKRALEGKKVTVNHGLEQSLEQIDALPEAEREAFKARFIAFVESLVSHLWLEDGALCVAHAGIREDLIGRASRAVREFCLYGDPTGERDERGLPIRRDWAADYSGKTNVIYGHTPIERAQWRGNTINLDTGCVFGGQLTALRWPERTIVGVEAKASYAEHPQPLREAEAAKSPFPSDGGAPAPREYPGVGERLNLADFVGRRIIETRLGGNITVNDGNAAAALEVISRFAAHPRWLAYLPPTMSPVETSKTEGYLERPEEACAYFVKNGFTELIAQEKHMGSRAVVVVCRDQAAAQRRFGAESGETGVILTRTGRPFFDTQEQTEALLSELRAALTETGLWDELKTDWVILDSELLPWNAKAQGLLRGQYAPVGAAGRVALSTARELAEKANLPELAQRLQERESCVGAYQEAYGRYCWSVSGLSGVKLAPFQILAVEGRTLLEQDHLWHMQTLARLAAVSERFVATQYQLVQADNAEQVKELSAWWDKKTEEGMEGIVVKTRESIPVRNSVASLRVQPAVKVRGREYLRIIYGPEYTDPAHLSRLRERGLSGKRSLALREFSLGIEGLERFVRREPLRRVHECAFATLALESEPVDPRL
- a CDS encoding alginate lyase family protein; amino-acid sequence: MFTHPGALHTKPDLERLRTRLNDEPWKGGLQKLKEHPASSKDWRIRGGAFPIVCRETKKNVGNDELASDSNAAYQNALLWWLTGEKAHRDKALAILDAWGGSLQSITGHDKELAAALYGFKLVNAAELLGHKPFAECLRRAFIPVVTSFATFANGNWDTACIKMLLACGVFLDDKALFDKAVAYYKTGAGNGRLTHYIINETGQCQESGRDQQHVQLGIAHLAEAAEIAWNQGVDLYSEGNFRLLKGFEYTAKYNLGDEVPFERYKDKTGKYDWPTISDEGRGKLRPIYELALNHFEGRLGKKAPYTRRAAESLRPEGAAFQADHPGFGTLLFLR
- a CDS encoding PSD1 and planctomycete cytochrome C domain-containing protein is translated as MRKFMAALPLIGLFALGAAGQKVESTKMVSFREEVEPILKADCTGCHSKDAKQGGFVTEEAALFSGGSKFGKRVIVPGKPSESALIGYLRGKHQPQMPIGMPPLKEAQIQTIERWIAQGAKIDEAKLGWPYLAPTNPTLPRLKNPVLRDEWVKNPIDAFVLAKLETQKLFPSPPADKTTLLRRVFLDLVGLPPTPQETEAFLSDTAPDAYEKLVDRLLADPRYGERWGRHWLDLVRYAETHGFEADNIRSRAWRYRDYVIRSFNADKPYDQFLSEQLAGDLLPNRTADSLIATGFARLGSWDELSRDPDGRWQDYLNDATDTVGSVMLGMTVGCARCHDHKYDKITARDYYKLQAFFANTRWSDERLPGEVDSPELVARRNEIQEQLKAKRAQQEAERAEKGDMEEPKRKRKKEGIEAEIDALNRQLGPIDSVAEAVTDKNQKPITHKVLVRGSLATPGEIVKPGYITSLCGGKDEEVTTGKARLELARWVASPQNPLTARVIANRLWQHHFGQGIVATPSDFGRNGAKPTHPELLDWLARELVQNGWSLKKLHKTILTSATYRQSVGTNPVAAKLDPANTLLWRQRRQRLEGEAIRDSMLAVSGQLNPQMAGPSIYPKVSGEVLATGSTHKWGSSEGDQQRRRTVYVFQRRSLALPITEVFDGPDMVNTCPKRQSTTIAPQALAMFNGEFGWEQARHFAERVAKDAGSDPAAQVTLAYRLALVRKPTPTQLAQATAFLAKKAELHRAEKKANPEQAALADLCHILFNTNEFLYAD
- a CDS encoding DUF1501 domain-containing protein, whose translation is MPTSPHFTRSTSRRDFLARAGVGFGALALSALLAEEAQAQTVKKPHYPAKAKSVIFLFMYGGPSQMDTFDPKPGLDKYHGKTMSVALPTAGEIKTFGGGNNAPLMRSTIPFKRYGKSGIEVSDFFPHVGGCVDDICFVRSVFGSSNNHAPALFEMNTGTILQGAPSLGSWTTYGLGSENQNLPGFVVMLDPRGGPIGGAPNWASGYMPASYQGTVFRPSGVPILDLKPGEGVSDDNQKQDLEFLAQLNHEHLTARPSDSDLDARIKSYELAYRMQMAAPEAVDFSKETEETKALYGMDKPETADFGRKCLLARRMVERGVRFIQLYSGGGHGDDTWDAHGNIESNHGKHAGATDKPIAGLLQDLKRRGLLDSTLVVWAGEFGRMPISQGGAGRDHNPGVQTVWLAGGGIKGGTVVGSSDEVGYKTGEDPHPINDLHATILHCMGLEHTRLTYLFNGRNQRLTGTGGTIIKKALV
- a CDS encoding 3-keto-disaccharide hydrolase, with product MKTTTILAALPLTMFLAASAQAKPPFAQKEGVKCTYCHSGQQPKRNYRGDYYKLHNLTFEGFDDAAEAKKAGVEIGPLADSKPASLTAPKPVVKLNAVYPGTGTLAFGDGPDGVVKDGKPVAKGWKSLFNGKDLKGFTWEKGYWSVVDGVIVGDKKGNTPHHHYLFTDQDYSDFEMHVDVKMTGYNSGVCPRVQPKSFDDVPGYQVDMGDGFWGCLWDEHHRQKKIFDFPTELQNQLVKQGDWNHYYFKMVGTHITIYLNGVKTAEGDDPDGFKSGPIAFQLCHGPNTVASFKNLYIKPLAKPTKGTAPKSDENPKP
- a CDS encoding ABC transporter permease is translated as MNSYDVPQKDLPTLPTESTGAALEHYQVIEAKSGLNLPFRELWRYRELLYFLTWRDVKIRYKQTALGAAWAILQPVMTMIVFSLLFGRLAGMDTRTGGVPYPIYVFAGLLPWTFFSTALANSGNSVVGSANLITKVYFPRLIIPLASAGAGLVDLAISFSVLLVMMVWYKIALTAQLFLVPLFLFGTVLAATGVGTLLSALTVAYRDFRYVVPFLVQIWMFITPVIYPSSIIPKEWRWVQALNPMAGLIDGFRASFLGRPLEWGNILISLAVSIALFFMGVFYFRSVERRFADII
- a CDS encoding ABC transporter ATP-binding protein produces the protein MSNPAIRVTNLSKSYQLGATQERYHTLRDSIAGAGQALRRRYTAGQDKSESTTLWALKDVSFEVAPGETLGIIGRNGAGKSTLLKIFSRITEPTSGKVELFGRVASLLEVGTGFHQELTGRENIFLNGAILGMSRREIERKFDEIVAFAEVEKFIDTPVKRFSSGMQLRLAFAVAAYLEPEILVIDEVLAVGDAPFQKRCIERMQKLAQSGCTLLFVSHNMEMIPTLCRSALWMRNGQVVEYGMSNRIIDSYLSSLSSDDNSKSLTDKQRSGDRRAVFKSLEVLDSMGIPLSYVESGKDLRCILEIEAKKILGEYLLQL